In Hemibagrus wyckioides isolate EC202008001 linkage group LG21, SWU_Hwy_1.0, whole genome shotgun sequence, the following proteins share a genomic window:
- the slc6a6b gene encoding solute carrier family 6 member 6b isoform X1 produces MSSLDELNCDSMAQKEKLQCLKDFHKDTLKPSPGKSPGTRPEDEAEGKHPQREKWASKLDFLLSVAGGFVGLGNVWRFPYLCYKNGGGAFLIPYFIFLFGGGMPVFFLEVALGQFTSQGGITCWEKICPIFTGIGYASIVIVSLLNIYYIVILAWGLYYLFQSFRPDLPWASCNNMWNTENCIEDTLRKNMSLANATNFTSPVTEFWERNVLSISDGIENMGHVKWDLALCLLAMWVICFFCIWKGVKSTGKVVYITATFPFVMLAILLIRGVTLPGAAEGIKFYLYPNVTRLQDPEVWIDAGTQIFFSYAICLGAMTSLGSYNKYKYNCYRDCLLLGGLNSATSFVSGFAIFSILGFMAQEQGVDIADVAESGPGLAFIAYPKAVTMMPLPTFWAILFFIMLLLLGLDSQFVEVEGQITSLVDLYPSFLRKGYRREIFIAILCFVSYLLGLTMVTEGGMYVFQLFDYYAASGVCLLWVAFFECIAVAWIYGADNFYDAIEDMIGYRPNPWMKWCWTAITPLLCVGCFIFSLVKYKPLTYNKVYEYPDWAIGLGWTLALSSMICIPMVFVIKIIQSEGPLIERIKAVAAPVRGSTNPCPQEYRPKGSELAHPLDPNGNNGLMKPSHTIVETMM; encoded by the exons ATGTCTTCACTAGATGAGCTAAACTGCGACAG TATGGCACAAAAAGAGAAGCTTCAATGCCTGAAGGACTTCCATAAGGACACTCTGAAGCCATCCCCAGGGAAAAGCCCTGGCACTCGACCTGAGGATGAGGCTGAGGGCAAACATCCTCAGCGGGAGAAGTGGGCCAGCAAGCTTGACTTTCTTCTGTCTGTGGCTGGAGGCTTCGTTGGTTTAGGAAATGTCTGGCGTTTCCCATACCTCTGCTATAAGAACGGTGGAG GTGCATTTCTCATCCCGTACTTCATTTTCCTGTTTGGTGGAGGCATGCCTGTGTTCTTCCTGGAGGTGGCTCTTGGCCAGTTCACTTCTCAGGGAGGAATCACTTGTTGGGAAAAAATCTGCCCCATCTTTACTG GTATCGGCTATGCTTCCATTGTGATCGTTTCCCTACTGAACATCTACTACATTGTGATTTTGGCTTGGGGCTTGTACTACCTGTTTCAGTCCTTCCGTCCTGACCTTCCCTGGGCCAGCTGCAATAATATGTGGAACACAGAGAACTGTATAGAGGACACACTCCGCAAGAACATGAGCCTTGCCAATGCTACCAACTTTACATCACCAGTCACCGAGTTCTGGGA GCGCAACGTCCTCAGTATTTCGGATGGCATCGAGAACATGGGCCATGTTAAATGGGACCTGGCTCTGTGTCTCCTTGCTATGTGGGTCATCTGTTTCTTCTGCATATGGAAGGGAGTAAAGTCCACAGGAAAG GTTGTGTACATCACAGCTACCTTTCCATTTGTCATGCTGGCTATCCTCCTGATCCGGGGTGTCACACTTCCTGGGGCAGCCGAGGGCATCAAATTCTATCTGTATCCAAATGTCACTCGTCTGCAGGATCCTGAG GTTTGGATTGATGCAGGGACACAGATTTTCTTTTCCTATGCCATTTGTCTGGGAGCAATGACTTCACTGGGGAGCTACAACAAGTACAAATACAACTGCTACAG GGACTGTTTGCTGCTGGGAGGCCTGAACAGCGCTACCAGTTTTGTGTCTGGCTTCGCAATATTTTCCATCCTGGGCTTCATGGCACAAGAGCAAGGGGTGGACATTGCTGATGTGGCAGAGTCAG GTCCTGGCTTGGCCTTTATTGCTTACCCTAAAGCTGTGACAATGATGCCACTGCCTACATTTTGGGCCATTCTCTTCTTCATCATGCTTCTGCTACTAGGTCTCGACAGTCAG TTTGTTGAAGTGGAAGGACAGATCACCTCATTGGTGGATTTGTATCCATCCTTCCTACGGAAGGGTTACCGTCGAGAAATCTTCATAGCTATACTATGCTTTGTGAGCTACCTGCTGGGACTTACCATGGTCACTGAG ggTGGCATGTATGTGTTTCAGCTCTTTGACTACTATGCAGCCAGTGGTGTGTGCCTTTTGTGGGTTGCATTCTTTGAATGCATTGCAGTAGCCTGGATTTATG GTGCTGATAATTTCTATGATGCAATTGAGGACATGATTGGATACAGACCAAATCCTTGGATGAAGTGGTGCTGGACTGCAATCACACCGTTACTTTGTGTG ggatgtttcattttctctttggTCAAATACAAGCCTCTGACGTACAACAAAGTCTATGAGTATCCGGACTGGGCCATTGGTTTGGGCTGGACCCTCGCCCTTTCCTCCATGATTTGCATACCGATGGTGTTTGTGATCAAGATCATCCAGTCTGAAGGCCCTCTAATTGAG AGGATTAAAGCAGTGGCAGCTCCGGTGCGAGGCAGTACAAATCCGTGTCCTCAGGAGTACAGACCGAAGGGTTCAGAACTGGCACATCCCCTTGACCCCAACGGGAACAACGGCTTGATGAAGCCCAGCCACACTATTGTAGAAACCATGATGTGA
- the slc6a6b gene encoding solute carrier family 6 member 6b isoform X2 has translation MAQKEKLQCLKDFHKDTLKPSPGKSPGTRPEDEAEGKHPQREKWASKLDFLLSVAGGFVGLGNVWRFPYLCYKNGGGAFLIPYFIFLFGGGMPVFFLEVALGQFTSQGGITCWEKICPIFTGIGYASIVIVSLLNIYYIVILAWGLYYLFQSFRPDLPWASCNNMWNTENCIEDTLRKNMSLANATNFTSPVTEFWERNVLSISDGIENMGHVKWDLALCLLAMWVICFFCIWKGVKSTGKVVYITATFPFVMLAILLIRGVTLPGAAEGIKFYLYPNVTRLQDPEVWIDAGTQIFFSYAICLGAMTSLGSYNKYKYNCYRDCLLLGGLNSATSFVSGFAIFSILGFMAQEQGVDIADVAESGPGLAFIAYPKAVTMMPLPTFWAILFFIMLLLLGLDSQFVEVEGQITSLVDLYPSFLRKGYRREIFIAILCFVSYLLGLTMVTEGGMYVFQLFDYYAASGVCLLWVAFFECIAVAWIYGADNFYDAIEDMIGYRPNPWMKWCWTAITPLLCVGCFIFSLVKYKPLTYNKVYEYPDWAIGLGWTLALSSMICIPMVFVIKIIQSEGPLIERIKAVAAPVRGSTNPCPQEYRPKGSELAHPLDPNGNNGLMKPSHTIVETMM, from the exons ATGGCACAAAAAGAGAAGCTTCAATGCCTGAAGGACTTCCATAAGGACACTCTGAAGCCATCCCCAGGGAAAAGCCCTGGCACTCGACCTGAGGATGAGGCTGAGGGCAAACATCCTCAGCGGGAGAAGTGGGCCAGCAAGCTTGACTTTCTTCTGTCTGTGGCTGGAGGCTTCGTTGGTTTAGGAAATGTCTGGCGTTTCCCATACCTCTGCTATAAGAACGGTGGAG GTGCATTTCTCATCCCGTACTTCATTTTCCTGTTTGGTGGAGGCATGCCTGTGTTCTTCCTGGAGGTGGCTCTTGGCCAGTTCACTTCTCAGGGAGGAATCACTTGTTGGGAAAAAATCTGCCCCATCTTTACTG GTATCGGCTATGCTTCCATTGTGATCGTTTCCCTACTGAACATCTACTACATTGTGATTTTGGCTTGGGGCTTGTACTACCTGTTTCAGTCCTTCCGTCCTGACCTTCCCTGGGCCAGCTGCAATAATATGTGGAACACAGAGAACTGTATAGAGGACACACTCCGCAAGAACATGAGCCTTGCCAATGCTACCAACTTTACATCACCAGTCACCGAGTTCTGGGA GCGCAACGTCCTCAGTATTTCGGATGGCATCGAGAACATGGGCCATGTTAAATGGGACCTGGCTCTGTGTCTCCTTGCTATGTGGGTCATCTGTTTCTTCTGCATATGGAAGGGAGTAAAGTCCACAGGAAAG GTTGTGTACATCACAGCTACCTTTCCATTTGTCATGCTGGCTATCCTCCTGATCCGGGGTGTCACACTTCCTGGGGCAGCCGAGGGCATCAAATTCTATCTGTATCCAAATGTCACTCGTCTGCAGGATCCTGAG GTTTGGATTGATGCAGGGACACAGATTTTCTTTTCCTATGCCATTTGTCTGGGAGCAATGACTTCACTGGGGAGCTACAACAAGTACAAATACAACTGCTACAG GGACTGTTTGCTGCTGGGAGGCCTGAACAGCGCTACCAGTTTTGTGTCTGGCTTCGCAATATTTTCCATCCTGGGCTTCATGGCACAAGAGCAAGGGGTGGACATTGCTGATGTGGCAGAGTCAG GTCCTGGCTTGGCCTTTATTGCTTACCCTAAAGCTGTGACAATGATGCCACTGCCTACATTTTGGGCCATTCTCTTCTTCATCATGCTTCTGCTACTAGGTCTCGACAGTCAG TTTGTTGAAGTGGAAGGACAGATCACCTCATTGGTGGATTTGTATCCATCCTTCCTACGGAAGGGTTACCGTCGAGAAATCTTCATAGCTATACTATGCTTTGTGAGCTACCTGCTGGGACTTACCATGGTCACTGAG ggTGGCATGTATGTGTTTCAGCTCTTTGACTACTATGCAGCCAGTGGTGTGTGCCTTTTGTGGGTTGCATTCTTTGAATGCATTGCAGTAGCCTGGATTTATG GTGCTGATAATTTCTATGATGCAATTGAGGACATGATTGGATACAGACCAAATCCTTGGATGAAGTGGTGCTGGACTGCAATCACACCGTTACTTTGTGTG ggatgtttcattttctctttggTCAAATACAAGCCTCTGACGTACAACAAAGTCTATGAGTATCCGGACTGGGCCATTGGTTTGGGCTGGACCCTCGCCCTTTCCTCCATGATTTGCATACCGATGGTGTTTGTGATCAAGATCATCCAGTCTGAAGGCCCTCTAATTGAG AGGATTAAAGCAGTGGCAGCTCCGGTGCGAGGCAGTACAAATCCGTGTCCTCAGGAGTACAGACCGAAGGGTTCAGAACTGGCACATCCCCTTGACCCCAACGGGAACAACGGCTTGATGAAGCCCAGCCACACTATTGTAGAAACCATGATGTGA